The nucleotide sequence TCTTTACCCAGGATTAAGGATTTCCTACAACCACATATAAAATAGTAGGACATTGTTCTTATCCGTATCTTTTGAAATGTCAAAAAGTAGTATAGTAGGTATTTGTCTTGTTTTACGTGAATTTCGTGGAAGCTTTGCGTGATTAACTTTGTCTTATAATTAATTCCTCCCTATTTGCCAATAAGGACGTCGGAGATGGGTCCATGGTCGGTCTCATACTTTTATACTTTAAACATGCATGATTATGCATGCTCCTATCGCAGTCTTGCATCTGTTTCTTGTTTCATGCATGTCACATGCATGTGTTATGTGACCTCCCACACCATGCATACCATTGGACATGGAGAGCCAAcgcatgcatgcatacataaACCAATCTTTCTACCCAATCACAGATTCACACTTGCTTCATTCAAAAGCCAAGGATGAATTAGAGTATGTTGATATGATGATATATTAATCCAAACACTAACCCAATATATTGTCTTCCGACTCTTGTCCCTTGTCCCCACAATGACAGCTTTGTTTTATAGGCTGGGAAAACGCCCATCTCCCATCTCCCATCTCCCATCTCTCATCTCCCAACTACTACTACTTTCCAATTTCCATCAAGTAGTACTAGGAATATGCATGCCGATGATATATCATACTAATTGATGCAACACCGGCCTCTAGAATTTTTCTATTCATGAAATGAAATCATCAAATCCCAAAAGAAAACCTTTCAAAGCATGCATGccaaatcaaaatccaacaattcttgttggggtgtgatatccacacaccccattttacttttcacacctttttaattttcgactgtTGGATAGGATGAAtcgaagaagatcaacggacagaaattatcaagggtgtgagagaagtaaaataagataTGTGAATAACACATCCCTTCTTGTTTATTAATACacacaaatatttccttaatttcttgaaatttttaACCATAATTCCTTCTTGATTCTATTTCTCTATCAatagaaaaatggaaaacaaaataaacagttGGGCCTTCAGAAAGGGGAAAATGAGggagaaaaagcaaaaaaaaaaaaaaaaaaaaatgaaaagaaacacAGTTTACTATCGTAATGCTTATTCTTTCTttctatatacatttatatatgtacaCGCCCACCTAATAAATGTAAACTATTTGGAAGGAAGctgtataataaataaatatctgGGAGTGTCTTAATTCACGAAGCTGCGGAAGAGGGATGGGATTTGGGTTGAAAAAACGGATAGAAGCTGGGTCTGTTGAGAGGAAACTTAGCTGCTTGAACTTTTGTAGTACTAATTGACAtaactttattattattattgttataaGTATTGTTGGTGGTGTTGATGGCGGCGTTAGAGGTGGTAGCTGTGCGCTCGCAAGAAGGACACAGGGTGAGGGTGGTGGCTGGTGATTGCATGTAGAACGGGTTTGAGTGATGAGTAGCCTTCAAAGCCCTCAACTCCTGTAGCTCTTTGTTTAGCCTTCTGTTCTCTTCCGTCAGTGTCTCACAACATCTCTTCAGGAACTCACAGTCCACCTCCGTTTGCTTCAACTTTGTCCTGCACTTAATTAATTCACATCAATATCATCCATTATTCAAGTCACAATATTTTTCGAATACTAATTGACTTTGTCAAAAAGATCAAAATTAAAGAAGGTAAACTCTTAAATTAGCCAAGAGTTATCGCCACTCCTAAAAGGGTTATCTTTCACTtgtataaatttattttgtttgcgTTTTCATAAAGTTGAAGTGCAGGGATCATCaatttgaagtgtcaataagaACTCCCATTTAGGTAATTAGATTTCTACGTACATATACACAGACAGATGCATATAGGATACAGCTAGATTAGATGTATACCTTGCTCTTCTATTCTGAAACCAAACTTCTACTTGTCTTGGACGAAGATTAAGCTGTTTCGCCAGTGCTAGCTTTTGCTTCTGCACCATTAATTACTATCATAAATAAATTACatctatgtatatatatgtaatttatATGTTTCGGGCGAAAATATACCTAGTTATTGTGGTCCTCATTCATGATGCgaaacaaagagaaatagtCCGATAAGAGAACATTTTGGTACCTTTTGTGTCCTTcgttatataattaaaaatttacacTTACAGGGTTGAGAGTATGGTGTTCTTTGAAGCTTTCTTCAAGAAAAGCAGATTGTTCCTTGGAGAGCCTGAGCTTCTTTCTACAGGTGTTAGCGTTACCATTGATGATGTCATCCTCCTCATCATCACTGCCCACCCTGGAATTATATGCCCTTTCTCCCTCATCATCGCCTTGTCCTTCTGCGGAGTGAGCCCTCCTCTTGTAGTTGTAGACGTTGTGGTAATTGTTATTCAGACCATCACCAGCACTGCCCTTTCTGTGATTATTATTGCTGCATAAGCCGATATCCATGATATGAAACGACGACGAACCACTGTTTGTATGCGATGACGACGCAGCAGCCACCACTTCCTGAGCTTTGTTGATCACGTTCATGGACAGCATACCAGCTATTTATGCCATTAATTAATACCCAGAAACGTAATTGAttaaaccctaaaacaaaaaagttaattaattgaaatggtaattaatgaattaaatgaaACTCGAACTCACCGTTTTGAATCTGATTACAAGAAGAAGTAGGCCAAGGGAGAAGATCAAGTTGAAGTGGTGTATGATCATCTACATggatatgatgatgatgatgatcatcaTCTTGTTTTTTATCTGCTTCTTCATCtctaggaggaggaggaggaggaggagtagcAGCTGCACAGCTTGGACCGATTGATAAGTTCATGCAAAACCCTGTctttttggtggtggtggtctgATCAGATGGCTCTGCAAGAGCCTCATGATCTCCTAAGCTCAAACAAAGCTCCATGAACCTTCAGCAAATTAAAGCTCTAGTCTCCAGAGAAAAAGACTCTTTTTATATATAACGGCAGACTCAACCAAACACTGCTCTTTCTTTTCTGAATTTCTGATTTTtgtgaattattaattaatttattattattgttataatAATAATTGAGGTTGTTTGTGGGAACCAGTTTGACCGACAAACCTTACTACTCAGGTTTGTTGACAAACACACGtgaaaggaagaaggaagaaacaTAAGGCCTCCTAAAACATTAGACCGGCGGAAGAATGAgtgatttttcagtgtgataaGAACACGGAGTGATATACGAcatatcattatataaatgatgaTATATTTGTGTTataaagttaataacttaaaaaatacaatttcacaccacttatataaaaacacaagtGGTGTATCACTCGTGTTCCgattacaataaaaaatttctcggaAGACAACAACATACATCTAATCACATATTATTATCTTACAAGATAAACGAAATGAGCAAACATAATTAATCATAAGATGAAAAAGGTTAACCTGAAAAGAAAAGGTATctaatcaaataattaatcTTAAATAggaattaaacaaaaaacaaaaggcgAGCTTTTAAGTGGAGGGGGAGTTTCGAACTAAGAAGGCGAGCTTTTAAGTGGAGAGAGAGTTTCGAACTCAGAATACATGAGTAAAAGCCCAACACCTTATCCGCTAGTATATTAAACCACATTTAACAAATGCGAGCTTTTAATTGTAAAAAGTGAGCACATCGGATTGTTTGCAGGTGATCGTGATCATGAATGTTTTCACCCTAATTACATCCGAAATCAAACATTTAGGACGAGTGCCTTGCTAATCTTGCCAATCACTTTGCTTAAATTACGTGATATGCATGAGGGACATCTTATGAATGCACATTTAGAATCTTTAAATGAAACTTTGTTTTTTGGAATGCGTATTGATTGTGATAATCTATTGCATTCATGATGATTCTAAGATTTGCCATCATGATATACAATTATGAGTTTAATATtcacaaacaaaaaacttctaATAAAATAGAATTATAAGATACTAAACAAACAATAAGTCAtgtataaataatttattttcattttttggtttgTATACCGTCGAATCTTACGTTGACCAAATTTAAGGTAATGGTGCAAGTGATAGCAGCAGGGGTGATGGAGATGGTGAAAAGGTAATGGTGGGGATATGGTGGTAGAAGTGGTGGTAGTGATATACTTAAATCACA is from Pyrus communis chromosome 10, drPyrComm1.1, whole genome shotgun sequence and encodes:
- the LOC137747497 gene encoding homeobox-leucine zipper protein HOX11-like, giving the protein MELCLSLGDHEALAEPSDQTTTTKKTGFCMNLSIGPSCAAATPPPPPPPRDEEADKKQDDDHHHHHIHVDDHTPLQLDLLPWPTSSCNQIQNAGMLSMNVINKAQEVVAAASSSHTNSGSSSFHIMDIGLCSNNNHRKGSAGDGLNNNYHNVYNYKRRAHSAEGQGDDEGERAYNSRVGSDDEEDDIINGNANTCRKKLRLSKEQSAFLEESFKEHHTLNPKQKLALAKQLNLRPRQVEVWFQNRRARTKLKQTEVDCEFLKRCCETLTEENRRLNKELQELRALKATHHSNPFYMQSPATTLTLCPSCERTATTSNAAINTTNNTYNNNNNKVMSISTTKVQAAKFPLNRPSFYPFFQPKSHPSSAAS